GCCGTCGAGTGTGTCCAACTCTATTACAATTCCACCTGCGGCAGTCACCACATATTGCCCGAAGGCAGTTGATAGAATCAGTAAAAATAATATTAGATATTTCATTCTATTATCCTGTTTCAAGTTATATTGTATTAGTATAACTTATAGAAAATATTCAAAATCGCAAATCCCTTCATCGATATTTAATTTTTTAGGAAAATAAAAAAGTAAAGTGTTTCTCGTATCTACTATATCAATAACTGGTATTTTTTTCTTTTAATTAGCTATCGATGGTTTTATTCTTTCGAGCAATCCTCGTTCTCAAGTAAGATATTGACATCTAGTGCTTAGAAATATACATTTTCATTCCAATTGTAAGTTAATGGAGGTTTCAATGAATAAAAAAACTCGAATACTCTTAGCTAAGCCCGGCCTTGATGGCCACGACCGAGGCATTAAAATTATAGCCAATGCACTTCGTGATGCCGGTTTCGAGGTTATATATGCCGGCTTGCGTCAAACACCGGACTCAATCGCTACAGCAGCAATTCAAGAGGATGTCGATGTTGTGGGACTTAGCATCCTCTCGGGTGCACATATGACCCTTTTCCCCGCAGTCAAAAAGAAACTCGATGAAAAAGGTGCAAGCGATATTCTGCTTTTCGGTGGAGGAATTATCCCCGATCAGGACAAAGAAATACTCGAGAAATCCGGTATCGGTAGAATATTCACGCCCGGAGCATCGACACAAGAAATTGTCGAATATATAAAATCAAAAATGGAGTAAAACCCAATATTCGCAAAACCGCCAAAATGCAGCTCCTATCCGAGCGGTTGGCATGGGTGTAGTGTGGATTAGGGTCGGGGTTTTTGCGCCCGTGAATCATGTGGCCAAATAATAATCCTATCGGGCGTAGCAAAAACCATGACAACCGCGATGAGGTGTAAGTTTCAATTCAAGCGGCGGGCTATAACCCACGCAAGAATTGCCTTAACTATATCTGGAATTATAAAAGGTACAATCCCAACTGCTATCACTCCTTTAACAGTTAACACCTTACCTATCATTATTGGAGCAAAACAATAAAAATAAGCAGCTCCAATAACATATATCGGAATTAGGCTAGCTAAAAAAATCAGCGGCGAGCGGCGAAGTAATCCCTTTTTTGTGTTAAATAAACCACTCATTCCGGCAGCTATAGGAAAGCCAATCAAATATCCAAAAGTAGGAGAAATTATTATAGATAATCCTCCGGAAAAGCCGGAAAAAACCGGCAACCCAATCAAACCAAGTAGAATATATATTAACTGGCTTATTGCTCCTACTGCACTTCCTCCAATTGCTCCGCTGAGAAGAACTGTAAAAACCTGAAGTGTCCATGGAACTGGCGGTAAAGGTATGGCGATCTGTGCCGAAACCACAGTAAGCGCAACAAGAACAGCACCCTTAGCTATATTGCTAACTGCTTTATTTCTCTGGAGTGTATTTTCTGGCATCTTCCTTGCCCCTCAAAACCCTCAACGCTCCATGAGCCAAGGCTACCATTTCATTCTCTCCCGGATAAACCGAAACACCACAACCCAAAGCTGAAACCGCCTTGCGAATACCATCACATAGCAAATTAGACCTCGCCATACCACCCGTAAGAAGCACTTGATCAACAAGTTCACCATCAAAAGCGGGTAAAAGATTCGTTATGCTCTTAGCAATTTGATAAATAAGCGCATCGAGAACCTCTTTGGCTTCTTTGTCGCCTTTAAGAACCCTGTTTGTCACTTCACGGAAATTTGATGTGCCGAGTAAATCGAATAAACCGCCTTTACCCTTATTTAATAGCTTTAACTCGGCGTGAGTGTATTTTCCTGAAAAACAAAGCTCTATTAGCTGTCCTACAGGCAAAGAACCACTTCTCTCCGGGGTAAAAGGCCCCTCTCCATTTAATCCATTATTAACATCTATATATTGTCCTTTTTTATGTGCTCCTACTGTGATTCCACCCCCCATATGAGCCACAATGAGGTTCAAATACTCATAGAATGTCCCGTTTTCTTCAGCATAACGCTTTGCTGTAGCTATCTGATTCAGTGCATGGCTGATAACCTTACGCTTAATTTCCTTTATACCTGTGATCTTCGCCCTGCTAGGAACCTCGTCCACCACCACTGGATCTACTATAAATGCTGACTTATCACTTCCTTTAACAAGTTCAGAAGCTATAAGCCCTCCGAGATTAGAAGCGTGTTGACCGTTTACTCCAATCATCAAGTCATGATACATTTCCTCATTTATTCTGTAAGTCCCATGGAGAATAGGCTTAATCAAACCTCCACGAGCGGAAATAGCATCAATAGATTCCATTGAAAAACCATGTTCCCCCAAAGCCTTTAGAATCACTTCTTTACGGAAACTGTATTGCTCAGTGATATTCTGTCCTTTAAAAGCCTCGATTTCTTCGGGCGTATGATTAAGTTCCTCGGTGAAAACCTCTTTATCGCCCTCGAAAACAGCTATCTTTGTCGATGTTGACCCGGGGTTAATCACTAGTATCCTGTAATCCTTGAAAAATGTATCCTTCGGGGTGCTTTGCCAATCCTCGGGGAACCTTGCCAATGCTGCCTTTATTGATAATATTACATCATCTATCAAACAATCGCGAGCAAGATCTACACATCTCGATCTCACGCCCGATAAAATTTCGACCTTCTTGGCCTCACAAAAAACCCCTGAGAAGAAATTCACCATAAGGTCGCCCATTTCGGCATTCGGGCAAATAAGAACATTATGTTCACATCGAGGGCAATATTCGGTTCCACAAAGACCAATTATCTCGCTAGATCTGATCTCACCAGTTAGCTTAATTGATTCATATAGAGAGTCCTTTTCTGCATAATCTAGCAGGATATCATCGGCAAAATTGGAGGCCTTAACTGCTATAGCATCGAAAGGAGAATTATACGATGGCAATACTATCCCCGCTCTCACCTCTGGAAGAACATCCTCCGGTATAATATCCCTAAGCGCCACACATGTTTGAACAGCGATCCTTCCAAGAATTTCTCCGTTTGTAAATGTGTTTAATGCTATATCGCCAAAAATCACTATTCCCATTGGAAAAACCTGTTTCGGGAAATTTTCAGGCATTTGAAATAAAACCGACTTAGATACCGTTGTATCTCCTAAAATAGCTCCAGCCGATTCTAAAAACCCTTTGGGGTGCTCCTCCAATCCCCCAATAACCATGTCGGCGTGCCCCTCTCTAACTGCCATTATCCCAAAAATCGCCGGTTCGGCAACTAGCTGCCTTGCGGTCTCAAAACAGTCCGCTCTACGAGCACCATCAGGCAAATCTTTATATGCACGCGCTAAATCGTCCAAAAGATACTGCGCTTTCTCTAAGTCTAGAAAGGAACTTTCTTGTATCATGAATTCAAGACGCGTTTGATCACAATGAGATAGCTCTTCGCTGATTATCTCTCTAATCCGATCCTCTGGGAATAGGAAAACCGGTTTTATATACCTCACGAGGTGACTTGCAGCCTCTATACTCCGCTTGTCTAGAGATTCAGCGAAAATAGCCATCGGCCTATTATCTCTGTTGTTTATTTTTTTGTCGAGGATTTCCGTCAATTCGATCATAGCTAACCTCCATTTATCATAATCTGTGATTTTAATTTAAAACACAAAATCCTTCCAGTCAATTGAAAACGAACTTTTGACACTAGTAAAAGTGATTTATGTCTGACAATAATAGCTAATAATCAGCAAAAATCGAGAGGAAACAAACATTGGGTAAGCAAGGGAGTTTTTACATTTAATAGAAAAAGTAAAAACTGGGATAACCTTTTTTATACAACAGAGAATTTTTTTTAAATATTTCTCCATCCATAACGAAAAGCCTTTGATTTTAATATCAAATTATATATGATTAAGGACTTTATATGTTAGCTATCAATATCTTTTATAATTTTTACAGGATGTATAATGGAAGAGAATAAAAAAGACCCAACTAAAAAAGCCCACGCGAATAGGCAATATAAGGCCTGGGAGAAAAATACTCTCGAACCTTTTATTCAAAAAAAGCCTGAAAAAGGGAATCTTGTAGATTCCTCCGGTAAACCCATTGAAAGGCTTTTTCTCCCTGACGATATTAATGATGCTTATCTTGAAAAACTAGGTTTCCCCGGACAATTTCCATTTACCCGTGGAGTGTATCCCTCGATGTTCCGTGGAAGGTATTGGACAATGCGCCAATATGCGGGTTTCGGCACCGCAGAAGAATCCAACGAGAGATATAAATATCTTCTTTCGCAAGGTCAAACCGGCCTTTCTATAGCTTTCGATCTACCTACACAGATAGGTTACGATTCGGATAATTCCATGAGTGAGGGTGAGGTTGGCAAGGTTGGAGTTGCTGTCGATACACTCGCCGATTTGGAAACCCTTTTCGAAGGCATCCCCCTCGATAAAGTCTCGACCTCGATGACCATAAACTCCACAGCAGCAATACTTCTAGCCATGTATATTGTCGTTGCTGAAAAGCAGGGAGTTGGAAAAGAGAAGCTCCGCGGCACTATCCAGAATGACATCCTTAAAGAGTATATTGCCCGTGGAACATATATTTTCCCGCCACAACCCTCGATGCGCATCATCACAAATATTTTCGAATACTGCACACAAAACGTCCCCAAATGGAATTCCATCTCGATTTCTGGTTACCACATTCGTGAAGCCGGCTCTACAGCCATTCAGGAGATTGCTTTTACCCTTGCCGATGGTATCGCCTATTGCGAGGCGGCACTTAAAGCAGGAATGGATATCGATAGTTTTGCAGGGAGACTATCATTCTTCTTCAACGCACATAATAATCTACTGGAAGAGGTTGCAAAATTCCGCGCCGCGAGAAGAATGTGGGCCAAAATAATGCGCGATAGGTTTTCCGCTAAAAAAGAAAAATCCATGATGCTACGCTTCCATACCCAGACTGCTGGTTCTACTCTCACAGCACAACAACCGAACAACAATATAGTCCGGGTAGCAGTTCAAACATTGGCAGCGGTTCTTGGTGGCACACAGAGTTTACATACAAATTCACGGGATGAAGCCCTTTCACTTCCCACGGAGGAATCCGTTCGCATTGCCCTTAGAACCCAACAAGTTGTCGCCCATGAATCTGGGGTAGCAGATAGTATTGACCCACTGGCGGGGTCCTATTATATTGAAACGATGACCGATCATATAGAAAAGAAGGCCTCCGAATACATAGATAAAATAGACGCCATGGGTGGAATGTCTAAGGCAATTGAAAAGGGTTTTGTCCAGAGGGAAATACAAAAAAGCGCTTATGAGTATCAAAAAACGGTCGAAGCCGATGCGAAGATAGTAGTCGGGGTAAATAAATTCACAGTTGAAGAACCGCCTTTAACCGATTTACTTCGTGTCGATGAAAGTATCGGAGTGAAGCAAAAAGAGAAGCTCTTCAAGGTTAAATCGAACCGCAACACGCAGGCTGTCGAAGAGTCTTTGAAGGCATTAGAAACCGCTGCGAGCGGCGATGACAACCTAATGCCATATATAATCTCCGCAGTCAGAGCCTA
The DNA window shown above is from bacterium and carries:
- the buk gene encoding butyrate kinase, with product MIELTEILDKKINNRDNRPMAIFAESLDKRSIEAASHLVRYIKPVFLFPEDRIREIISEELSHCDQTRLEFMIQESSFLDLEKAQYLLDDLARAYKDLPDGARRADCFETARQLVAEPAIFGIMAVREGHADMVIGGLEEHPKGFLESAGAILGDTTVSKSVLFQMPENFPKQVFPMGIVIFGDIALNTFTNGEILGRIAVQTCVALRDIIPEDVLPEVRAGIVLPSYNSPFDAIAVKASNFADDILLDYAEKDSLYESIKLTGEIRSSEIIGLCGTEYCPRCEHNVLICPNAEMGDLMVNFFSGVFCEAKKVEILSGVRSRCVDLARDCLIDDVILSIKAALARFPEDWQSTPKDTFFKDYRILVINPGSTSTKIAVFEGDKEVFTEELNHTPEEIEAFKGQNITEQYSFRKEVILKALGEHGFSMESIDAISARGGLIKPILHGTYRINEEMYHDLMIGVNGQHASNLGGLIASELVKGSDKSAFIVDPVVVDEVPSRAKITGIKEIKRKVISHALNQIATAKRYAEENGTFYEYLNLIVAHMGGGITVGAHKKGQYIDVNNGLNGEGPFTPERSGSLPVGQLIELCFSGKYTHAELKLLNKGKGGLFDLLGTSNFREVTNRVLKGDKEAKEVLDALIYQIAKSITNLLPAFDGELVDQVLLTGGMARSNLLCDGIRKAVSALGCGVSVYPGENEMVALAHGALRVLRGKEDARKYTPEK
- a CDS encoding cobalamin B12-binding domain-containing protein, with product MNKKTRILLAKPGLDGHDRGIKIIANALRDAGFEVIYAGLRQTPDSIATAAIQEDVDVVGLSILSGAHMTLFPAVKKKLDEKGASDILLFGGGIIPDQDKEILEKSGIGRIFTPGASTQEIVEYIKSKME
- a CDS encoding biotin transporter BioY: MPENTLQRNKAVSNIAKGAVLVALTVVSAQIAIPLPPVPWTLQVFTVLLSGAIGGSAVGAISQLIYILLGLIGLPVFSGFSGGLSIIISPTFGYLIGFPIAAGMSGLFNTKKGLLRRSPLIFLASLIPIYVIGAAYFYCFAPIMIGKVLTVKGVIAVGIVPFIIPDIVKAILAWVIARRLN
- a CDS encoding methylmalonyl-CoA mutase family protein, yielding MEENKKDPTKKAHANRQYKAWEKNTLEPFIQKKPEKGNLVDSSGKPIERLFLPDDINDAYLEKLGFPGQFPFTRGVYPSMFRGRYWTMRQYAGFGTAEESNERYKYLLSQGQTGLSIAFDLPTQIGYDSDNSMSEGEVGKVGVAVDTLADLETLFEGIPLDKVSTSMTINSTAAILLAMYIVVAEKQGVGKEKLRGTIQNDILKEYIARGTYIFPPQPSMRIITNIFEYCTQNVPKWNSISISGYHIREAGSTAIQEIAFTLADGIAYCEAALKAGMDIDSFAGRLSFFFNAHNNLLEEVAKFRAARRMWAKIMRDRFSAKKEKSMMLRFHTQTAGSTLTAQQPNNNIVRVAVQTLAAVLGGTQSLHTNSRDEALSLPTEESVRIALRTQQVVAHESGVADSIDPLAGSYYIETMTDHIEKKASEYIDKIDAMGGMSKAIEKGFVQREIQKSAYEYQKTVEADAKIVVGVNKFTVEEPPLTDLLRVDESIGVKQKEKLFKVKSNRNTQAVEESLKALETAASGDDNLMPYIISAVRAYATIGEISDILRGVFGEYREQVIL